The following are from one region of the Mesorhizobium sp. B2-8-5 genome:
- a CDS encoding aconitase X: MSLALSPQEQAIAAGQDGAAIAMRIVAESARLLGAPRLIPIASTHIDGALYHGDSGTLFAERLVEGGAKVAVRSTLNVGALDLMGCSRIRLEEPRRGMARRMMEAYRKLGCEQSWTCAPYQAGHRPALGSDVAWGESNAVVFCNSVLGARTNRYGDFLDIACAIVGRAPDYGLHRPDNRRARLVFDVSSLSPSFLASEIAWPVLGSLYGREVGNTIGVVRGVTGHPGEDALKAFGAAAASSGAVGLFHIAGVTPEAPDVETILAGQEPEAVIRVTPDMVAKARAGLSTAAAPKTIDAVAIGSPHLSHAEFDSLERLIAGRKLAVPIYACTGRHALVLLEQNGRRKQLEASGVVIVADTCVVVTPIMPELGNGVLMTNSGKFAHYAPGNTGYAVLYASLADCVESAVLGKPVFTEIAA, from the coding sequence TTGAGCCTCGCACTTAGCCCGCAAGAACAGGCGATCGCCGCCGGCCAGGATGGCGCGGCAATTGCGATGCGCATCGTCGCCGAAAGTGCTCGCCTGCTCGGCGCGCCGCGGCTCATCCCGATCGCTTCCACCCATATCGACGGAGCGCTTTACCACGGCGATTCCGGGACCTTGTTCGCCGAGCGGCTGGTCGAAGGCGGCGCGAAGGTCGCGGTACGCTCGACGCTCAATGTCGGGGCGCTCGACCTGATGGGTTGCTCGCGCATCCGCCTCGAAGAGCCGCGGCGCGGCATGGCGCGGCGGATGATGGAGGCCTATCGCAAGCTCGGCTGCGAGCAGAGCTGGACCTGCGCCCCCTACCAGGCCGGACACAGGCCCGCGCTCGGCAGCGACGTCGCCTGGGGTGAGTCCAACGCGGTCGTCTTCTGCAACTCGGTGCTGGGCGCGCGCACCAACCGCTACGGCGACTTTCTGGATATCGCCTGCGCGATTGTCGGCCGCGCGCCGGACTATGGCCTGCACCGGCCTGATAACCGCCGGGCGCGGCTTGTCTTCGATGTCTCGAGCCTGTCGCCATCCTTCCTCGCTTCGGAGATCGCATGGCCGGTGTTGGGCAGCCTCTATGGCCGCGAGGTGGGCAATACGATCGGTGTCGTCAGAGGCGTGACCGGTCATCCCGGCGAGGACGCGTTGAAGGCCTTCGGCGCGGCGGCCGCGTCGTCCGGCGCGGTCGGCCTGTTCCACATTGCCGGCGTGACGCCCGAGGCACCCGACGTCGAAACCATCCTGGCCGGGCAGGAGCCGGAAGCGGTGATCCGCGTGACGCCCGACATGGTGGCGAAGGCGCGCGCCGGCCTGTCGACCGCGGCAGCGCCAAAAACCATCGACGCGGTTGCGATCGGCAGCCCGCATCTGTCGCACGCCGAGTTCGACAGCCTGGAACGGCTGATCGCAGGACGCAAGCTTGCCGTGCCGATCTATGCCTGCACCGGCCGCCATGCGCTTGTCCTGCTGGAGCAGAACGGCCGGCGGAAGCAGCTCGAAGCCAGCGGCGTCGTCATCGTCGCCGACACCTGCGTGGTGGTGACGCCGATCATGCCGGAGCTCGGCAACGGCGTTTTGATGACCAATTCGGGCAAGTTCGCGCATTACGCGCCGGGCAACACCGGCTACGCGGTGCTCTACGCCTCGCTTGCCGACTGCGTCGAAAGCGCGGTCCTGGGCAAGCCGGTCTTCACGGAGATCGCCGCATGA
- a CDS encoding 2-hydroxyacid dehydrogenase, with product MAGKKRPLVVITRKLPDPVETRMRELFDARLNVEDRPMTQPELVAAVKEADVLVPTITDHIDAALIAQAGENLKLIANFGNGVDKIDVAAAAKKGITVTNTPNVLTEDTADMTMALMLAVPRRLAEGANVLTGEKKWAGWSPTWMLGRRIWGKRLGIVGMGRIGTAVARRAKAFGLSIHYHNRHRVLPAVEEELEATYWESLDQMLARMDIISVNCPSTPATFHLLSGRRLALMQPSAYLVNTARGDIIDEESLVKLIHDGKIAGAGLDVYEHEPALNTKLMKLAAKGKVVLLPHMGSATLEGRIDMGEKVIINIRAFFDGHRPPDRVLPLRT from the coding sequence ATGGCAGGCAAAAAACGGCCCCTCGTCGTCATCACGCGCAAGCTGCCCGACCCGGTCGAAACGCGCATGCGCGAGCTGTTCGACGCGCGCCTGAATGTCGAGGACCGGCCGATGACGCAGCCGGAGCTGGTCGCGGCGGTCAAGGAAGCCGATGTGCTGGTCCCTACCATCACCGACCATATCGATGCCGCGCTGATCGCCCAGGCCGGCGAAAACCTCAAGCTGATCGCGAATTTCGGCAATGGCGTCGACAAGATCGACGTCGCGGCGGCGGCCAAGAAAGGCATCACCGTCACCAACACGCCGAACGTGCTGACCGAAGACACCGCCGACATGACCATGGCCCTGATGCTCGCCGTGCCGCGCAGGCTGGCCGAGGGCGCCAACGTGCTGACGGGCGAGAAGAAATGGGCCGGCTGGTCGCCGACCTGGATGCTCGGCCGGCGCATCTGGGGCAAACGTCTCGGCATCGTCGGCATGGGCCGCATCGGTACGGCCGTCGCCAGGCGCGCCAAGGCCTTCGGCCTCTCGATCCACTACCACAACCGGCACCGCGTGCTGCCGGCGGTCGAGGAGGAACTGGAGGCGACCTACTGGGAAAGCCTCGACCAGATGCTGGCCCGCATGGACATCATCTCCGTCAACTGCCCGTCGACGCCGGCGACGTTCCACTTGCTGTCGGGTCGTCGCCTCGCGCTGATGCAGCCTTCGGCCTACCTCGTCAACACCGCGCGCGGCGATATCATCGACGAGGAATCGCTGGTCAAGCTCATCCATGACGGCAAGATCGCCGGCGCCGGCCTCGACGTCTACGAGCACGAGCCGGCGCTCAACACCAAGCTGATGAAGCTTGCCGCCAAGGGCAAGGTGGTGCTTTTGCCGCACATGGGCTCGGCCACGCTCGAGGGCCGCATCGACATGGGCGAGAAGGTGATCATCAACATCCGCGCCTTCTTCGACGGCCACCGTCCGCCGGATCGTGTCCTGCCGCTGAGGACCTGA
- a CDS encoding aconitase X swivel domain-containing protein: protein MSTAAEILVPGKAGEGDALVLTAPISFWGGVDPKTGRIADVRHPQHGEVIAGRVLFLPGTIGSSSASAVLMELVHNGRAPAALVLHEPDAILLLGLIVAREMGWATPMAVRLERGAFDSYRGATLTVASDGAVTAV from the coding sequence ATGAGCACAGCAGCCGAAATCCTCGTACCGGGCAAGGCGGGCGAAGGCGACGCGCTGGTGCTGACGGCGCCGATCAGCTTCTGGGGCGGCGTCGATCCGAAGACAGGCCGCATCGCCGATGTCCGCCACCCGCAGCATGGCGAAGTCATTGCCGGCCGGGTGCTGTTCCTGCCGGGCACGATCGGCTCGTCATCCGCTTCGGCGGTGCTGATGGAGCTCGTCCACAACGGCCGCGCGCCGGCCGCCCTGGTGCTGCACGAGCCGGACGCCATCCTGCTGCTCGGCCTGATCGTCGCCCGGGAAATGGGCTGGGCAACGCCGATGGCGGTGCGGCTCGAACGCGGCGCGTTCGACAGCTACCGCGGAGCCACCCTCACGGTCGCTTCGGACGGCGCAGTGACCGCCGTTTAA
- a CDS encoding GNAT family N-acetyltransferase produces MDQIVGISIIRLAADFDQWGDLLALIRRAFAYMDGVIDPPSSAYLLTAKALGEKAKRETGFLAVENGRIVGCVFALERSQDFYVGKLAVEPRLQGQGIGTRLMRAVEDLAHKRGKDEIELQTRIELTANHAAFARLGFHETARTAHAGYDRPTSVTMRKVLS; encoded by the coding sequence ATGGACCAGATCGTCGGCATCTCCATAATTCGCCTTGCCGCGGATTTCGACCAATGGGGCGACTTGCTCGCGCTGATCCGGCGCGCATTTGCCTATATGGACGGCGTCATCGACCCGCCGTCATCGGCGTATCTTTTGACCGCCAAGGCGCTTGGCGAGAAGGCGAAGCGGGAGACGGGGTTTCTGGCCGTCGAGAACGGCCGCATCGTCGGCTGCGTCTTCGCGCTGGAACGGTCGCAAGATTTCTATGTCGGCAAGCTCGCCGTCGAGCCACGGCTTCAGGGCCAAGGCATCGGAACCCGGCTGATGCGGGCGGTCGAGGATCTTGCCCACAAACGCGGCAAGGACGAGATCGAGCTTCAGACCCGTATCGAACTGACCGCAAACCATGCGGCCTTCGCCCGGCTCGGCTTTCACGAGACCGCGCGCACGGCGCATGCGGGCTATGACAGGCCAACGTCCGTCACCATGCGCAAGGTGCTGTCTTGA
- a CDS encoding molybdopterin-synthase adenylyltransferase MoeB, which translates to MTNAALTDEELERYARHIVLPEIGGPGQQKLKRARVLVIGAGGLGAPVLEYLAAAGVGTLGIVDDDTVSLSNLQRQVIHGSDTVGMAKTDSAREAIMRINPNVTVESHRLRLTEENAPALVAHYDVVVDGSDNFETRYAVADACAGEKKPLVTAAVGRFDGSVTVLKPFEAGADGKRNPSYRDLFPEAPPEGLVPSCAVAGIVGALTGVIGTLEAMEAIKLITGIGEPLIGRLLLYDGLTARFDTIRYKAV; encoded by the coding sequence ATGACCAATGCCGCGCTGACCGACGAAGAGCTCGAACGCTACGCCCGCCACATCGTGCTGCCCGAGATCGGCGGCCCCGGCCAGCAGAAGCTGAAACGGGCCCGGGTGCTGGTGATCGGCGCCGGCGGGCTCGGCGCGCCGGTGCTCGAATATCTTGCCGCCGCCGGTGTCGGCACGCTCGGCATCGTCGATGACGACACGGTCTCCTTGTCCAACCTGCAACGGCAGGTGATCCATGGAAGCGACACGGTCGGCATGGCCAAGACCGACAGCGCGCGGGAAGCGATCATGCGCATCAACCCCAACGTCACGGTGGAATCGCATCGCCTGAGGCTGACGGAGGAGAATGCCCCTGCCCTCGTCGCCCACTACGATGTCGTCGTCGACGGCTCCGACAATTTCGAAACGCGCTACGCGGTCGCCGATGCCTGCGCCGGCGAGAAGAAGCCCCTCGTCACCGCGGCCGTCGGCCGCTTCGACGGCTCGGTGACGGTGCTGAAGCCGTTCGAGGCCGGCGCCGACGGCAAGCGCAATCCGAGCTATCGCGACCTGTTCCCGGAAGCGCCGCCCGAAGGGCTGGTGCCGTCCTGCGCCGTCGCCGGCATCGTCGGCGCGCTGACGGGCGTCATCGGCACGCTGGAGGCGATGGAGGCGATCAAGCTGATCACCGGCATAGGCGAGCCGCTCATCGGCCGGCTGCTGCTCTATGACGGCCTCACGGCCCGCTTCGACACCATCCGCTACAAGGCCGTGTAA